A part of Marinomonas rhizomae genomic DNA contains:
- the rpoC gene encoding DNA-directed RNA polymerase subunit beta' encodes MKDLLGLLKSQGQSDEFDAIRIGLASPDMIRSWSYGEVKKPETINYRTFKPERDGLFCAKIFGPIKDYECLCGKYKRLKHRGVICEKCGVEVALSKVRRERMGHIELASPVAHIWFLKSLPSRIGLIMDMTLRDIERVLYFESFIVIDPGMTTLEKGQLLNDEQYFEALEEFGDEFDARMGAEAVQMLLRDLDMPVEINSMREELNSTNSETRIKKLSKRLKLVEAFYHSGNNPEWMVLDVLPVLPPDLRPLVPLEGGRFATSDLNDLYRRVINRNNRLKRLLELSAPDIIVRNEKRMLQESVDALLDNGRRGRAITGSNKRPLKSLADMIKGKQGRFRQNLLGKRVDYSGRSVITVGPSLRLHQCGLPKKMALELFKPFIFSKLELRGMATTIKAAKKMVERETPEVWDILDEVIREHPVMLNRAPTLHRLGIQAFEPMLIEGKAIQLHPLVCAAYNADFDGDQMAVHVPLTIEAQLEARALMMSTNNILSPANGEPIIVPSQDVVLGLYYMTREKINAKGEGMAFSDIKEVHRAYGAKQVELHAKVKVRISQVDTTLEGDKVPSTFIADTTVGRALLFDIVPDGLPFSVVNQTMKKKAISNLINECYRKVGLKESCIFADQLMYTGFAYATASGSSVGVDDFVIPPEKAEIIAKAEAEVKEIEYQYADGLVTQGEKYNKVIDLWSRTNETVTEAMMKNLAKEMTVNKAGETVEQQSFNSVYMMADSGARGSVAQMRQLGGMRGLMAKPDGSIIETPITANFREGLSVLQYFTSTHGARKGLADTALKTANSGYLTRRLVDVAQDLVITEVDCGSTNGISVAAMIEGGDVVVPLGHRVLGRVVAQDVIDGKGDFVLAAGTLIDEHDVRTIEAAGVDEMIIRSVITCNTRHGVCAKCYGRDLARGHQVNIGEAIGVVAAQSIGEPGTQLTMRTFHIGGAASRASAIDSVQVKSAGTVRFNKMKSIERHTGHLVVASRSSELAIADEAGREKERYKLPYGAVLSVREGDQVTAGQIVANWDPHTHPIVSEMEGRLEFSGMEENVTIRRQSDEMTGLTTIEVMEMRDRPAAGKDIRPMIAVVDAEGNPVLIPGTESPVQYMLPEKALLSLDHGATVKSGEVLARIPQESIGNKDITGGLPRVADLFEARRPKDPAVMAETSGVVSFGKETKGKIRLVITPQNGDDPVETLIPKWRQINIFDGEEVAKGEIIADGPLSPHDILRLQGVEALADYITNEVQEVYRLQGVVINDKHIEVIVNQMLRKVEVGESGDTDLIQGDQVEFTHLLDANEKAEAENKFPAKFERVLLGITKASLATESFISAASFQETTRVLTEGAVTGKKDHLRGLKENVVVGRLIPAGTGLAYHNERKRKKELALAAKEGSSTVSASDVEEALSAALKD; translated from the coding sequence ATGAAAGACTTATTAGGTCTTCTAAAATCACAGGGACAATCTGACGAGTTTGATGCGATCCGCATTGGCTTGGCGTCACCAGATATGATTCGTTCATGGTCTTACGGTGAAGTTAAGAAGCCAGAGACCATCAACTACCGTACTTTCAAACCAGAACGTGACGGTTTGTTCTGTGCAAAAATCTTTGGTCCTATTAAGGACTACGAATGCTTGTGTGGTAAATATAAGCGTTTGAAACACCGCGGTGTTATCTGTGAGAAGTGTGGCGTTGAAGTGGCTCTGTCTAAAGTGCGTCGTGAACGCATGGGTCACATTGAGCTTGCATCGCCTGTTGCTCATATTTGGTTCTTGAAATCTCTACCGTCACGTATCGGTCTTATCATGGATATGACGTTGCGTGATATTGAGCGTGTTTTGTATTTTGAATCTTTCATCGTGATTGATCCAGGTATGACGACGCTTGAAAAAGGCCAGTTGCTAAATGACGAACAGTATTTTGAAGCGCTAGAAGAATTCGGTGACGAATTTGATGCCCGTATGGGTGCGGAAGCGGTTCAAATGTTGCTTCGCGATTTGGATATGCCTGTAGAAATTAACAGCATGCGTGAAGAGCTAAACAGCACAAATTCTGAAACTCGCATTAAGAAGCTTTCTAAGCGTCTTAAGCTAGTTGAAGCATTCTATCATTCTGGTAACAACCCAGAGTGGATGGTGCTAGATGTATTGCCTGTTCTTCCGCCAGATCTTCGTCCATTGGTACCACTTGAGGGTGGCCGTTTTGCGACGTCTGATTTGAACGACCTTTATCGTCGTGTGATTAACCGTAACAACCGTCTAAAGCGCCTGTTAGAGCTTTCAGCACCAGATATTATCGTACGTAACGAAAAGCGTATGTTGCAAGAATCTGTTGATGCTTTGCTTGATAACGGTCGTCGTGGTCGCGCTATTACTGGTTCTAACAAGCGTCCATTGAAATCTTTGGCTGACATGATCAAAGGTAAGCAAGGTCGTTTCCGTCAGAACTTGCTAGGTAAGCGTGTTGACTATTCTGGTCGTTCTGTAATCACAGTAGGTCCATCACTGCGACTACATCAGTGTGGTCTACCTAAGAAAATGGCACTTGAGTTATTCAAGCCATTCATTTTCTCTAAGCTTGAGCTTCGTGGCATGGCGACGACGATCAAAGCAGCGAAGAAAATGGTTGAGCGTGAAACGCCTGAAGTGTGGGATATCCTTGATGAGGTTATCCGTGAACATCCAGTGATGTTGAACCGTGCGCCAACACTTCACCGTTTGGGTATCCAAGCGTTTGAACCAATGTTGATCGAAGGTAAAGCGATTCAGTTGCACCCATTAGTGTGTGCGGCATACAACGCCGATTTCGATGGTGACCAAATGGCGGTTCACGTTCCGTTGACTATCGAAGCGCAGCTAGAAGCTCGTGCTTTGATGATGTCTACGAACAACATCCTATCACCAGCAAACGGCGAGCCGATCATCGTTCCTTCCCAGGACGTTGTATTGGGTCTGTACTATATGACTCGAGAGAAAATCAATGCCAAGGGTGAAGGCATGGCGTTTTCTGACATCAAAGAAGTACACCGTGCATATGGTGCGAAACAAGTTGAATTGCATGCCAAAGTAAAAGTACGTATCAGCCAAGTTGATACAACGCTTGAAGGCGACAAAGTGCCGTCTACTTTCATTGCAGATACAACGGTTGGTCGTGCTTTGTTGTTTGATATCGTTCCTGATGGCCTACCGTTCTCCGTGGTTAACCAAACCATGAAGAAAAAGGCGATCTCTAACTTGATCAACGAGTGTTACCGTAAAGTGGGCTTGAAAGAGAGCTGTATCTTTGCAGACCAATTAATGTACACAGGTTTTGCTTACGCAACAGCGTCTGGCTCTTCTGTTGGTGTTGATGACTTTGTTATCCCGCCAGAGAAGGCAGAGATCATTGCTAAAGCAGAGGCGGAAGTTAAAGAAATCGAATACCAATATGCAGATGGTCTTGTAACTCAAGGCGAGAAGTATAATAAAGTAATCGATTTATGGTCTCGTACTAACGAAACTGTAACTGAAGCCATGATGAAAAACTTGGCAAAAGAGATGACTGTCAACAAAGCAGGTGAAACGGTTGAACAACAATCTTTCAACTCTGTATATATGATGGCCGACTCTGGCGCCCGTGGTAGTGTTGCGCAGATGCGTCAGCTAGGTGGTATGCGTGGTCTGATGGCGAAGCCAGATGGATCCATCATCGAAACACCAATCACTGCGAACTTCCGTGAAGGTTTATCAGTACTTCAGTACTTTACCTCTACACACGGTGCTCGTAAGGGTCTAGCTGATACAGCATTGAAAACAGCCAACTCTGGTTACTTGACTCGTCGTCTAGTAGATGTAGCGCAGGATTTGGTTATCACTGAAGTAGATTGTGGTTCTACAAACGGTATTTCCGTTGCAGCCATGATTGAAGGTGGTGATGTGGTCGTGCCGTTAGGTCATCGCGTATTGGGTCGTGTAGTAGCTCAAGACGTTATTGACGGCAAAGGCGATTTCGTTCTTGCAGCTGGTACTTTGATTGACGAGCATGATGTTCGTACTATTGAAGCGGCTGGTGTGGATGAAATGATCATTCGTTCCGTTATCACATGTAATACGCGTCATGGTGTATGTGCTAAGTGTTACGGTCGTGATCTTGCTCGTGGTCATCAGGTTAACATCGGTGAAGCGATTGGTGTTGTTGCAGCACAGTCTATCGGTGAGCCAGGTACACAGTTGACGATGCGTACGTTCCACATCGGTGGTGCGGCATCTCGAGCGTCTGCGATTGATAGTGTTCAGGTGAAGAGTGCGGGTACGGTACGTTTCAATAAAATGAAGAGTATCGAGCGCCACACAGGTCATCTAGTCGTTGCATCTCGTTCTTCTGAATTGGCAATTGCTGATGAAGCTGGTCGTGAGAAAGAGCGTTATAAGCTTCCTTACGGTGCGGTATTGAGTGTTCGTGAAGGTGATCAAGTTACTGCGGGTCAAATCGTTGCTAACTGGGATCCACATACACACCCAATCGTATCTGAGATGGAAGGTCGTCTTGAATTCAGCGGTATGGAAGAGAACGTTACTATTCGTCGTCAATCTGACGAAATGACGGGCTTGACTACGATTGAAGTGATGGAAATGCGTGACCGTCCTGCGGCTGGTAAAGACATACGTCCGATGATTGCCGTTGTTGATGCAGAGGGTAATCCTGTATTGATTCCTGGTACTGAATCACCAGTACAGTACATGCTTCCTGAAAAAGCATTGTTGAGCTTAGATCATGGCGCAACAGTGAAATCAGGTGAGGTTCTTGCACGTATTCCTCAAGAATCTATCGGTAACAAAGATATTACCGGTGGTTTGCCACGAGTGGCAGATCTATTCGAAGCGCGTCGTCCGAAAGATCCAGCTGTTATGGCGGAAACGAGCGGTGTGGTTAGCTTCGGTAAAGAAACAAAAGGTAAAATTCGTTTGGTTATCACACCTCAAAATGGTGATGACCCAGTCGAGACTTTGATTCCTAAATGGCGTCAAATCAACATCTTTGATGGTGAGGAAGTGGCTAAAGGTGAGATTATTGCCGACGGTCCTTTGAGCCCTCATGATATTTTGCGTCTTCAAGGTGTAGAGGCTTTGGCCGATTACATCACGAATGAAGTGCAAGAAGTTTACCGTTTACAAGGCGTAGTAATTAACGATAAGCATATTGAAGTTATCGTTAACCAAATGTTGCGTAAAGTAGAGGTTGGTGAGTCTGGAGATACGGATCTTATCCAAGGTGATCAGGTTGAGTTTACTCATCTGTTAGATGCAAACGAAAAAGCAGAAGCTGAGAATAAGTTCCCAGCCAAGTTTGAGCGTGTGCTTCTAGGTATCACTAAAGCTTCTTTGGCTACTGAGTCCTTTATATCAGCAGCATCTTTCCAAGAAACAACTCGAGTTCTTACGGAAGGTGCGGTAACTGGTAAGAAAGATCACTTACGTGGCTTGAAAGAAAACGTTGTAGTAGGTCGCTTGATACCAGCTGGTACAGGTTTGGCTTACCACAATGAGCGCAAGAGAAAGAAAGAGCTTGCGCTAGCAGCGAAGGAAGGAAGTTCGACAGTAAGTGCATCAGATGTGGAAGAAGCATTGAGTGCAGCACTGAAAGACTAG